ATAATACCCTGTCAGCTTGATTTTCTGTGCCAACTTCCTCAGTTCAACTATTTTCTTGGTCTTCAAGCTTGAAATTGTGTGAGGAACCAAAGCCCCAGCGTAAGAACCATCTTCAACAGAGTAGGGTTCTATGATATGAAGATCTTCCGTTTTTTCATAGACTACAATCCGAAGATCTTTCTTACTCCCACCATCTGTTGCATCCTTGTGTGAATCTTGCAAACCGAAATCTACAGGCAAATCTTTAACCTCTGCAGTAAGTGGTAAAGTTGAAgtccttttcctcttcttttgtGACTCTGAAGCTGAAACTTTGGTGGTGTGAACTGATTTTTTCAAGTGCATCAAACTTAAAAACTGCTTTAAACTGGTGTTGTCATCATCAattattgattttctttcctttttggaATGTGGAATGAACGATGTATCTGTAGGAGGAAAACTTGGTTCTTGGGCATTCTTCATACTGAATGGTGATTTCTTCTGTGTCTTTGGCTTTTGTGGTTCCAAACCCAAGTTCACACGGGGTTTCTTGTGAAGGTCAGCACTAAAATTTTGAGATTCTTCTGCTGGTTTTCCTACATCATTTAACTTAGGCTTGGTTGTATCTTCACCCATCTGATCTTTTGAAGGCAAAGCAAAATGTCCAAGGTCAGTGAGACCACCACCTTTAAACTTGACTATTTGTAGATTATTACTGATATCCCCAGCAGCCTTTAAACATGTATTAGAACATACCGTCTTGTTAGCAAGAATAACCTTGGATTCTTTGATGCCCACTTTCCGTGCAGTTTTAGGAACAAAGTCAATTAGCTTTTGCTCTACatcagatttttcattttttccctGTCTTGAAGCACATAATCTGGATTCAGAACATTCAGTCCTCTTGTTGATGCCAGCAGATTGTCTCCAAGAATTTGGACTCATATACTTAACAAGAGCATTTGCAGGCTcctaaaagaaagagaaacatgTCTTATTACAAGTTAATGACCAGATAAGGGGTATTGAGTTAAGAATTGTGATCCCTTGCAGTGCAGTCAGCCTGGTACTGTAACTACAGGTTTATAAACAAGGTTGGTTTCCCTAGGTTTTAAATTCTTAAGGAAGATAGTTGTAACTAACCACAAGAAAGTAAGATAATTGCTATAGAGAAGTAATTGTATATCTATTACAGAAAAGAGAGAGCTTCTCTtaccttttctattttttgatGGGTTGCTTTCCCTCCTTCCTCATATCCTTTTTCAATCAATCGAGAATTTTTCATCTCATTCGACCAGCCTTTTGCGTATTTAAGAGAATCTGAGCTGAAATATTTCACAACACCATCTGCTGGCTGTTCAATTGAAATGAAAGagcaaaagagaaacaaaatgtCAAGATCTACTGCAAAAATATTCCGTACAAGGAATCATTCAGACTAGGACCTTTTTATTCCTTCAGTTGAATTGCACTAAGTGAAACATAAGACATAAGGTGCAGTAGCTGTAAACTCTTACAGTACATGATCATATTGACTAGGTTGTACGGATAATTGGATACACATTAAGTGCAGATGTGAATTATACAAACAAAAGAGAGCTGCAAGTACCTCAACTGTTCTATCAACATCTGTTCCACATTTATCACGCCTTGATGAACCTACAATATTTACCATAGGTATTGAAGTGTGTTCTCCCACCTTCTCACTCATGATTTTTGAATCAgagtttttcaatttgttcTTCTCATCAGGACAGCTGACACTTGTACTTGAAGTTTCTTTAGTAACATGCTGTTCattgtaaaataaaacaaattatggCCGGACCATAAGTCATACTATGAGTAACATAGTTGTTACCATTGCAGAGATGTAGGAGTAACATAATTGTTAGAAAGATGTAATTTATCTACAACAGAAAAGAGAGAGGTACTGTAGTAGTTTTAAACTCTTACAGCACATGATCATATTGACTATGTTGTACGGATACACATTAGGTGCTCATCTTTATTATACAAACAAGAGAGCTGCAAGTACCTCAACCAGTTTAACATCTGTTCCAGGTCCATCAGGCCTCAATGATGGACCTATATTATCTGCCACAGGCATTGAAGCATGTTCTTCAACCATCTCATTCATAATTACTGAAtcacaaattttcaatttgatcttCTCTTCAGGGCAGATGACACTTGTACTTGAATTTTTCATAGCAATATGCTGttcattgtaaacaaaaataaattatgttcATACGATTTGTATTCATAAATCAATATTATGAGTACCATAATTGTTACTATTACAGAGATGTACTAGTCAGTAACATAATTGTTATAGAGATGTAACTGTATATCTATTAAAGAGAATGGAGAGCTTCTTGTACCTTTTCGGTTTTTTCAAGGGTTGATTCAGGATTTAAAGATAAACTCAACATTTGATTTTTGTCTGTGGAAGTAGAAGGCTGTTTCCTTACTTCCTCATATCCATTTTCTGCCAAAAGAGGCGGGCATGAATTTTTCGTCTCACTGGAACAGCCATTTGTATATTTAAGAGAATCTGAGCTGAAATATTTGACACTAGCATCTTCAGGCAGTTCAATTTGAAACTAAAGagcaaaagagaaacaaaatgtTAGTACTGTAGAGCTACTCCCAAGTAGAAGGAATACGTCAGAGTTGGACCTAATTTGAGCTCTAGAAGAAAACCTAAGTTGTGTTTTCAATAATGGTAAACTCTTAGAGCACACAAACATACTGACTATGCACTATGGATGCACATTAGCTTCTGATGTACGTTATACAAACAATGCAGCTGCAAGTACCTCAACCGTTTTACCAAAATCTCTTCCAAATCCATCAGGCCTCGATAGTGAAACTGTAATATCTGCCATAGGTATTGAACTGTATTCATCCACCTGCTCATTAATGCTTTCCgaataaacaaaattcaatatGTCATTCTCAGCAGGGCAGCTGATACTTGTACTTGAATCTTTGATAGTAGCATGCtgttaaaataataaataaataaataaattatgtcCAGACTATAAATCCTATTATGAAATTATGAGTGACAAATATAGAAGATAGGTTATTAGAGGTGAaggtattaaaaaaacaatgaatcTGCAAATTATTAAACACATGATCTCCAGCACAAGTTAAGAAAGTAAGAGACAAGTGCTATTTTGTAGCTACAGCACTACTTGATTTTCAGTTGCACAACTAGGATGCTGCAGATGCACAATCCCTGTAATTTAAATGCGTAAAACAATAATAGTGGATATGCGATTCATGAACTCTGCTTGCTCTCCAGATGGAAACACCAAATGGATCCATAGTTCTAGATAAGTATTGCAAGGGTATAGCCTTCTCTGCATTGCATAAATAATAAGTTCAGAACTTGATATGAGACTGATAGATTAATTGCTATAACAGTTTCCTCAATACTGCAATCACCAGGGACAGTGTTAGCCAGCTCGATAGGCACTTTCTACACTTCAAAGGTGAATCTGATAGAAAGTGAAAGAAATCTGAACATAAAAAAAGCCATCTTAAGGTCAGGGTGATTTCGTATTGATGGGCGAGTAAGATGTACTTAAAAAgttataaagaaaagaagagcaGGGCTGCAGCACGGCATGTCTACAATTGCATAGAAGGTTCAACTAATAGACACATTTATTTAATCTAAATTGCAACACATGGCATAATTTTGCAttgaaataatgaaaatgagagaaatgaaaacagtgagagacagagagagagggagagagagggagagagagagacccaAACCTCAACTTCTAAATTTTGCATACTCCTCTCTTTATGGAACATAGATGCATCTtgaatcattttcttttcgtCTGGAGCAAGACCTTGTCCTTTGGGCTCCCAGTGCATAGTGCTTTCTGAAtatgttgttttcttcttgtcgCAGTATCCAGCTGCAAGTCTCAAAGAATCTGAGCTCAAATTCATGATATCAATATTTGCAGGCTGTTGACTGTTAAAAGTCACGGTTGATGCTTTCTTTTCCACAGGAGCAAGACCTTGTCCCTTGGCCACCCACTGCCTTGCATGTTCTGAATctaatattttcttcttgtcaGAGTAGCCAGCTGCAAGTCTCAAAGAATCTGGGCTGGAATACATGATATTAGTATTTGCAGGCTTTTCATTCTTAAACATCATGGTTGATGTTTTATTTTCCTCACAAGTAAGACCTTGTCCTTTGGCCTCCCATTGCTGAGTGCTTTTTGAATTACTCTTGcttgatgttttctttttgtcataGTAGTCAGCTGCAAGTCTTAAAGAATCTGGGCTGGAATCCATGATATTAGTATTTGCAGGCTGTTCATTGTTAAAGATCATGTGTCAACTGAAGGCAATACGACATAATTCATTGTTAAAGATCTCCTAACCTAAATTTaaccctctttttttttttcagggggggggggggaacATGTTTGTTTATGTGAAATAAATCGATAAATATTAAAAGACATTGCTCAGTTAACTATTGACATTCTAGTCAAGAGATAACATCCACAGAATGTTTTACGTTCATTATGGTCTATGAATATTGCATGTTTAAGAAGTTCATGGAATAAAATCTAATAGAAAATCCgttttttgcttttatgtTGTTGAAAAATTAGAGTCTGTTAAGTCTTACTGAACTGAGGCCTCATATATATTTGGAATATGGTTCGATTCAGAAGCCATCTAGACCATACAAATATCAAGAGAAGGTTTTGAAATATGGCCCCAAATTGGTGTGAACCCttagaagaaaaaggttttatgaaagaaatgataaaatacaaaaagacaAGAAGGAgtccaaaaacaaagagaacaaGGAGACCACCAGTTAACAGGATAACACtgattaaaagagaaatatagcAACAAAACTACAACAGAGAAGCTATCCTAGAGCTGCCTTCCAATCTAGCAAAATAATGGATAGAGAAAGGTCCTTGAAATCTGATAAAACGGAAGCCCACAACAACCTAGCCTTCTCTCCTCTACCAAAAGCAGCAAGTCTTTCACTAAGCAATGAATGGCACCCTTCTGGAATTACATGGCTTACTCCGGCCTCCCTGAATAATGGATACCACAAACTTTGAGCTACTGGACAATGAACAAACAGATGATCTGCACTCTCCCCTTTCATTTTACACATAATACACCAACTAGGAGAAAGACAACAATTAGGTCTCCTTTTCTGAAACGAATCACACGTATTCACCTTCTTGCACACCTGTCTATTTGACACAAGTTCTATTGTTAGGTGTTCTTTGCATAAATATgctgctaattttttttctttaattatactTGAAGGGCTGCAAAGGTTCTCCATGAATCTTATTTCAATATATTCAAGCTATTGATAAGCAATTATTACGTAAAGCCTGGCCTCAGGTTGCATTATTTATTCCCCCTGCCCCCAAACCTTTTGCCCACAGCCAGGTCTGATTGTGTTCTACAATAAACACAACTAATAGCCACCGACTACTTGAAAGAGTCCCAGTTCACCTCCAAAATATTTACTTCAGAAATCCTTAACCACCCCTGAGCTTTTCTATATCAAAATCTGGCTCTTAATATTGCATTGTTAGTAATATTGTCAAACATCGTGCATAAAATTAGTTACAAGAGCATCTGGAAAGCTTTTGCATGTCAAAgagaaaaacagtttgaaattATGATAACTTGAACAAACCTAAGATATTACTGCAGAGTCATGCTACATTGTAAGCAGTCACAAACAGCTTATGTTCAAAGAGGAAGACTTGCACACATAAATAAATGGTCCAAAGTAGCATACCCTAAAGTTGTAAGCACATTCattcaaatttgaagaataatATAGTGGTATGAGTTAAACAATAAGAGGGATAGAGCTTGTTGGACCTTAATAGTTTTGGAgtcatttgttttcttttcttgaaacTTCAAAGTCGTACTTGTACATCTTTCTCCCTTAGTAATGCCAATTTCACCACGTTCCTCCTTTACAACACTATGTGAGTCAGATTTATTCAAGTCTTTGTGCCCATCCAAAAGTCCAGTATCAGGTAGTGAGGAATCTGAGCTTGAGTTTAAGGCAATGACTTCTGGAGTCCGCTTTttgtagaaagaaaaatatgtattgATTATATCAGTTCATTATAAAATTGTTAGAggatcaaatttcaaaattaggATCGTTATGAGCATTAAAAGCACTGGATTCAAAAACAGCAAACAAAAATCATGtgtatataaattaataaacctTTTTTAGTTGACCCATTTCTCTAGATAGGTCCCATCAAATACCATTCATTCCAAAGGTAACCATATAACGTTTTGATCTCGAAAAATGCAGAACCAACAAGCAACAAACAGGAGAAGAAAGTTTGGGCAGATAAAGAGGAGGAAAATCTCAACTAATCCAAACATGCCTTTGAAAAGCAACAAAGTAGGACGAAATAAACTATCCTATGATTGGCAGATCCGAAGGTgaataaatttgaaaacatgCGACACTATAAAGGAGGCTTCATATAACCATGTCAAGTTCGGATTGCAAGTTTGCAATTACCTTTTTATCATCATTAAAAGTGAATACTCCATTATGGAGATTTTATTTGGAGAGAGATTCCCTATGGCATGCTGTCATTAAAAGCACGTATGGGATGCAAGAGAAGGGGTGGTATTCTAACATTGTGATTCATGGTTCAAGCAGATGCCCATGGAAAGATACTTCTCAAGTCTCcaattctttttcctcttgctGTCAACTTGTGGTGGGTAATGAGGAAAGGGTGAAATTTTGAGAAGAGATATGAGTGGGGGAAACAGCTTTGTGCCATTCTTAGCTAGCTTGTATGGAATATCAAAACATCATAATTCTTCTATTGGAGGGATGTTGGCTGTTCTGTTTTAGTAGAAATTTCAATATCAGGAAGTTGGGGAATTCATATCTCTAGTATCTTGGTTGGAGAGTGTTATGCTTGTGCAtaatccttttctttctcatttccTTCC
Above is a genomic segment from Prunus dulcis chromosome 7, ALMONDv2, whole genome shotgun sequence containing:
- the LOC117635923 gene encoding uncharacterized protein LOC117635923, whose translation is MAWDLWSSPYDSWDLWDSPDHQVAPGSTYGAESGWECDFYFGCGRDLIEEDAINEKCCIQVLKILITKADTEIDELEKDLVALQSELAWAEHEEWSEICGSALREKIVWLDISTRNLRSKDENNNDVQLLMHREPTDNIHDILKALLRKYFPEKDEQRTPEVIALNSSSDSSLPDTGLLDGHKDLNKSDSHSVVKEERGEIGITKGERCTSTTLKFQEKKTNDSKTIKPANTNIMDSSPDSLRLAADYYDKKKTSSKSNSKSTQQWEAKGQGLTCEENKTSTMMFKNEKPANTNIMYSSPDSLRLAAGYSDKKKILDSEHARQWVAKGQGLAPVEKKASTVTFNSQQPANIDIMNLSSDSLRLAAGYCDKKKTTYSESTMHWEPKGQGLAPDEKKMIQDASMFHKERSMQNLEVEVWHATIKDSSTSISCPAENDILNFVYSESINEQVDEYSSIPMADITVSLSRPDGFGRDFGKTVEFQIELPEDASVKYFSSDSLKYTNGCSSETKNSCPPLLAENGYEEVRKQPSTSTDKNQMLSLSLNPESTLEKTEKHIAMKNSSTSVICPEEKIKLKICDSVIMNEMVEEHASMPVADNIGPSLRPDGPGTDVKLVEHVTKETSSTSVSCPDEKNKLKNSDSKIMSEKVGEHTSIPMVNIVGSSRRDKCGTDVDRTVEPADGVVKYFSSDSLKYAKGWSNEMKNSRLIEKGYEEGGKATHQKIEKEPANALVKYMSPNSWRQSAGINKRTECSESRLCASRQGKNEKSDVEQKLIDFVPKTARKVGIKESKVILANKTVCSNTCLKAAGDISNNLQIVKFKGGGLTDLGHFALPSKDQMGEDTTKPKLNDVGKPAEESQNFSADLHKKPRVNLGLEPQKPKTQKKSPFSMKNAQEPSFPPTDTSFIPHSKKERKSIIDDDNTSLKQFLSLMHLKKSVHTTKVSASESQKKRKRTSTLPLTAEVKDLPVDFGLQDSHKDATDGGSKKDLRIVVYEKTEDLHIIEPYSVEDGSYAGALVPHTISSLKTKKIVELRKLAQKIKLTGYYKLRKEALVEKIAKKLGC